Proteins found in one Vulpes vulpes isolate BD-2025 chromosome 13, VulVul3, whole genome shotgun sequence genomic segment:
- the NPR1 gene encoding atrial natriuretic peptide receptor 1 isoform X6, with translation MLRPGRPAGALPLPPPPPLLLLLLLPGSQAGNLTVAVVLPLANTSYPWSWARVGPAVELALAAVRAQPDLLPGWTVRTVLGSSENALGVCSDTAAPLAAVDLKWEHSPAVFLGPGCVYAAAPVGRFTAHWRVPLLTAGAPALGFGAKDEYALTTRAGPSHAKLGDLVAALHRRLGWERRALVLYAYRPGDDQPCFFVVEGLYVRVRERLNITVDHLEFAEGDLDQYALLLHTVRRQGRVIYICSSPDAFRTLMLLAMEAGLSGEDYVFFHLDLFGHSLQGAPGLAPHRPWERGDGQDVSAHQAFQAAKIITYKEPENPEYLEFLQQLKHLAHEQFNFTVEDGLVNTIPASFHDGLLLYVQAVTETLAHGGAVTDGEAITQRMRNRSFQGVTGYLKMDSNGDRETDFSLWDMHPETGTFRVVLNYNGTSQELVAVPGRKLSWPLGYPPPDIPKCGFDNEDPACSQDHFSTLEVLALVGSLSLLSILTVSFFIYRKMQLEKELASELWRVRWEDVQPSSLERHLRSTGSRLTLSGRGSNYGSLLTTEGQFQVFAKTAYYKGNLVAVKRVNRKRIELTRKVLFELKHMRDVQNEHLTRFVGACTDPPNICILTEYCPRGSLQDILENEGITLDWMFRYSLTNDIVKGMLFLHNGAICSHGNLKSSNCVVDGRFVLKITDFGLESFRDPEPEQGHILYAKKLWTAPELLRMASPPARGSQAGDVYSFGIILQEIALRSGVFHVEGLDLSPKEIVERVTRGEQPPFRPSLALQSHLEELGQLMQRCWAEEPQERPPFQQIRLMLRKFNRESSSNILDNLLSRMEQYANNLEELVEERTQAYLEEKRRAEALLYQILPHSVAEQLKRGETVQAEAFDSVTIYFSDIVGFTALSAQSTPMQVVTLLNDLYTCFDAVIDNFDVYKVETIGDAYMVVSGLPVRNGLLHAREVARMALALLDAVRSFRIRHRPQEELRLRIGIHTALKIHLSSETKAVLEEFGGFELELRGDVEMKGKGKVRTYWLLGERGSSTRG, from the exons ATGctgcgccccgggcgccccgccGGCGCCctcccgctcccgccgccgccgccgctgctgctgctgctgctgctcccggGCAGCCAAGCGGGCAACCTGACGGTGGCCGTGGTGCTGCCGCTGGCCAACACCTCGTACCCGTGGTCGTGGGCGCGCGTGGGGCCGGCGGTGGAGCTGGCTCTGGCCGCGGTGAGAGCGCAGCCCGACTTGCTGCCCGGCTGGACGGTGCGCACGGTGCTGGGCAGCAGCGAGAACGCGCTGGGCGTCTGCTCCGACACGGCCGCGCCCCTGGCCGCCGTGGACCTCAAGTGGGAGCACAGCCCCGCGGTGTTCCTGGGCCCCGGCTGCGTGTACGCCGCCGCCCCGGTGGGGCGCTTCACCGCGCACTGGCGAGTGCCGCTGCTGACCGCCGGCGCCCCCGCGCTGGGCTTCGGGGCTAAGGACGAGTACGCGCTGACCACCCGCGCGGGGCCCAGCCACGCCAAGCTGGGCGACTTGGTGGCGGCGCTGCACCGACGGCTGGGCTGGGAGCGCCGGGCGCTGGTGCTCTACGCCTACCGGCCGGGCGACGACCAGCCCTGCTTCTTCGTGGTGGAAGGGCTGTACGTGCGCGTGCGCGAGCGCCTCAACATCACCGTGGACCACCTGGAGTTCGCCGAGGGCGACCTCGACCAGTACGCACTGCTGCTGCACACCGTCAGGCGCCAAGGCCGAG ttaTCTACATATGCAGCTCCCCGGATGCCTTCAGAACTCTGATGCTTTTGGCCATGGAAGCTGGTCTGAGTGGGGAGGACTACGTGTTCTTCCACCTGGACCTCTTTGGACACAGCCTGCAAGGTGCCCCCGGCCTTGCTCCCCACAGGCCCTGGGAGAGAGGGGATGGGCAGGATGTCAGTGCCCACCAGGCCTTTCAG GCTGCTAAAATCATTACCTATAAAGAGCCGGAGAATCCCGAGTACTTGGAGTTCCTGCAGCAGCTAAAACACCTGGCCCATGAGCAGTTCAACTTCACCGTGGAGGACGGCCTG GTGAACACCATCCCAGCGTCCTTCCACGATGGGCTCCTGCTCTATGTCCAGGCAGTGACAGAGACTCTGGCACATGGGGGAGCTGTCACAGATGGGGAGGCCATCACTCAGCGGATGAGGAACCGAAGCTTCCAAG GTGTGACAGGATACTTGAAAATGGACAGCAACGGAGATCGGGAGACCGACTTCTCCCTCTGGGACATGCATCCTGAGACTGGCACTTTCAGG GTTGTTCTGAACTACAACGGGACTTCCCAAGAGCTGGTGGCTGTGCCGGGGCGCAAACTGAGCTGGCCTCTGGGGTACCCACCTCCTGACATCCCCAAATGCGGCTTTGACAACGAGGACCCAGCTTGCAGCCAAG ATCACTTTTCCACCCTGGAAGTGCTGGCTTTGGTGGGCAGCCTCTCCTTGCTGAGCATTCTGACCGTGTCCTTCTTCATATACAG GAAGATGCAGCTGGAGAAGGAACTGGCCTCAGAGCTGTGGCGGGTGCGCTGGGAGGATGTGCAGCCCAGCAGCCTTGAGAGGCACCTCCGGAGCACAGGCAGCCGGCTGACCCTGAGTGGG AGAGGCTCCAACTACGGCTCCCTGCTGACCACGGAGGGCCAGTTCCAAGTGTTTGCCAAGACAGCATATTATAAG GGCAACCTCGTGGCTGTGAAACGTGTGAATCGTAAGCGCATTGAGCTGACGCGAAAAGTCCTGTTTGAGCTGAAGCAT ATGCGGGACGTACAGAATGAACACTTGACCAGGTTTGTGGGTGCCTGCACTGATCCCCCGAACATCTGTATCCTCACAGAGTACTGTCCCCGTGGGAGCTTGCAG GACATTCTGGAGAATGAGGGCATCACGTTAGACTGGATGTTCCGGTATTCTCTCACCAACGACATTGTCAAG GGAATGCTGTTCCTACACAACGGGGCCATTTGCTCCCATGGCAACCTCAAGTCATCCAACTGTGTGGTGGATGGGCGCTTCGTCCTCAAGATCACCGATTTTGGGCTGGAGAGTTTCAGGGATCCGGAACCAGAGCAAGGCCACATCCTCTATGCTA AAAAGTTGTGGACAGCCCCTGAGCTCCTCCGAATGGCCTCACCTCCTGCCCGGGGCTCCCAAGCAGGTGACGTGTACAGCTTTGGGATCATTCTTCAGGAAATTGCCCTAAGGAGCGGTGTCTTCCATGTGGAAGGTTTGGACCTCAGCCCCAAAG AAATCGTGGAGCGCGTGACTCGGGGTGAGCAGCCCCCCTTCCGGCCCTCCCTGGCCCTGCAGAGTCACCTGGAAGAGCTGGGGCAGTTGATGCAGCGTTGCTGGGCCGAGGAGCCGCAGGAGCGGCCGCCCTTCCAGCAGATTCGCCTGATGCTACGCAAGTTCAACAG GGAGAGCAGTAGCAACATCCTGGACAACCTGCTGTCCCGCATGGAGCAGTACGCCAACAACCTGGAGGAGTTGGTGGAGGAGAGGACCCAGGCCTACCTGGAGGAGAAGCGCAGAGCCGAGGCCCTGCTTTACCAGATCCTGCCTCA CTCCGTGGCTGAGCAGCTGAAGCGCGGGGAGACGGTCCAGGCCGAAGCTTTCGACAGCGTCACCATCTACTTCAGTGACATTGTAGGCTTCACGGCCCTGTCCGCACAGAGCACGCCCATGCAG GTGGTGACCCTGCTCAATGACCTCTACACTTGCTTTGATGCCGTCATAGACAACTTTGACGTGTACAAG GTGGAAACCATTGGTGATGCCTACATGGTGGTGtcggggctccctgtgaggaacggGCTGCTGCACGCCCGAGAGGTGGCCCGCATGGCCCTGGCGCTGCTGGACGCAGTGCGCTCCTTCCGCATCCGCCACCGGCCACAGGAGGAGCTGCGCTTGCGAATCGGCAT
- the NPR1 gene encoding atrial natriuretic peptide receptor 1 isoform X4, which translates to MLRPGRPAGALPLPPPPPLLLLLLLPGSQAGNLTVAVVLPLANTSYPWSWARVGPAVELALAAVRAQPDLLPGWTVRTVLGSSENALGVCSDTAAPLAAVDLKWEHSPAVFLGPGCVYAAAPVGRFTAHWRVPLLTAGAPALGFGAKDEYALTTRAGPSHAKLGDLVAALHRRLGWERRALVLYAYRPGDDQPCFFVVEGLYVRVRERLNITVDHLEFAEGDLDQYALLLHTVRRQGRVIYICSSPDAFRTLMLLAMEAGLSGEDYVFFHLDLFGHSLQGAPGLAPHRPWERGDGQDVSAHQAFQAAKIITYKEPENPEYLEFLQQLKHLAHEQFNFTVEDGLVNTIPASFHDGLLLYVQAVTETLAHGGAVTDGEAITQRMRNRSFQGVTGYLKMDSNGDRETDFSLWDMHPETGTFRVVLNYNGTSQELVAVPGRKLSWPLGYPPPDIPKCGFDNEDPACSQDHFSTLEVLALVGSLSLLSILTVSFFIYRKMQLEKELASELWRVRWEDVQPSSLERHLRSTGSRLTLSGRGSNYGSLLTTEGQFQVFAKTAYYKGNLVAVKRVNRKRIELTRKVLFELKHMRDVQNEHLTRFVGACTDPPNICILTEYCPRGSLQDILENEGITLDWMFRYSLTNDIVKGMLFLHNGAICSHGNLKSSNCVVDGRFVLKITDFGLESFRDPEPEQGHILYAKKLWTAPELLRMASPPARGSQAGDVYSFGIILQEIALRSGVFHVEGLDLSPKEIVERVTRGEQPPFRPSLALQSHLEELGQLMQRCWAEEPQERPPFQQIRLMLRKFNRESSSNILDNLLSRMEQYANNLEELVEERTQAYLEEKRRAEALLYQILPHSVAEQLKRGETVQAEAFDSVTIYFSDIVGFTALSAQSTPMQVVTLLNDLYTCFDAVIDNFDVYKVETIGDAYMVVSGLPVRNGLLHAREVARMALALLDAVRSFRIRHRPQEELRLRIGIHTGPVCAGVVGLKMPRYCLFGDTVNTASRMESNGEALKIHLSSETKAVLEEFGGFELELRGDVEMKGKGKVRTYWLLGERGSSTRG; encoded by the exons ATGctgcgccccgggcgccccgccGGCGCCctcccgctcccgccgccgccgccgctgctgctgctgctgctgctcccggGCAGCCAAGCGGGCAACCTGACGGTGGCCGTGGTGCTGCCGCTGGCCAACACCTCGTACCCGTGGTCGTGGGCGCGCGTGGGGCCGGCGGTGGAGCTGGCTCTGGCCGCGGTGAGAGCGCAGCCCGACTTGCTGCCCGGCTGGACGGTGCGCACGGTGCTGGGCAGCAGCGAGAACGCGCTGGGCGTCTGCTCCGACACGGCCGCGCCCCTGGCCGCCGTGGACCTCAAGTGGGAGCACAGCCCCGCGGTGTTCCTGGGCCCCGGCTGCGTGTACGCCGCCGCCCCGGTGGGGCGCTTCACCGCGCACTGGCGAGTGCCGCTGCTGACCGCCGGCGCCCCCGCGCTGGGCTTCGGGGCTAAGGACGAGTACGCGCTGACCACCCGCGCGGGGCCCAGCCACGCCAAGCTGGGCGACTTGGTGGCGGCGCTGCACCGACGGCTGGGCTGGGAGCGCCGGGCGCTGGTGCTCTACGCCTACCGGCCGGGCGACGACCAGCCCTGCTTCTTCGTGGTGGAAGGGCTGTACGTGCGCGTGCGCGAGCGCCTCAACATCACCGTGGACCACCTGGAGTTCGCCGAGGGCGACCTCGACCAGTACGCACTGCTGCTGCACACCGTCAGGCGCCAAGGCCGAG ttaTCTACATATGCAGCTCCCCGGATGCCTTCAGAACTCTGATGCTTTTGGCCATGGAAGCTGGTCTGAGTGGGGAGGACTACGTGTTCTTCCACCTGGACCTCTTTGGACACAGCCTGCAAGGTGCCCCCGGCCTTGCTCCCCACAGGCCCTGGGAGAGAGGGGATGGGCAGGATGTCAGTGCCCACCAGGCCTTTCAG GCTGCTAAAATCATTACCTATAAAGAGCCGGAGAATCCCGAGTACTTGGAGTTCCTGCAGCAGCTAAAACACCTGGCCCATGAGCAGTTCAACTTCACCGTGGAGGACGGCCTG GTGAACACCATCCCAGCGTCCTTCCACGATGGGCTCCTGCTCTATGTCCAGGCAGTGACAGAGACTCTGGCACATGGGGGAGCTGTCACAGATGGGGAGGCCATCACTCAGCGGATGAGGAACCGAAGCTTCCAAG GTGTGACAGGATACTTGAAAATGGACAGCAACGGAGATCGGGAGACCGACTTCTCCCTCTGGGACATGCATCCTGAGACTGGCACTTTCAGG GTTGTTCTGAACTACAACGGGACTTCCCAAGAGCTGGTGGCTGTGCCGGGGCGCAAACTGAGCTGGCCTCTGGGGTACCCACCTCCTGACATCCCCAAATGCGGCTTTGACAACGAGGACCCAGCTTGCAGCCAAG ATCACTTTTCCACCCTGGAAGTGCTGGCTTTGGTGGGCAGCCTCTCCTTGCTGAGCATTCTGACCGTGTCCTTCTTCATATACAG GAAGATGCAGCTGGAGAAGGAACTGGCCTCAGAGCTGTGGCGGGTGCGCTGGGAGGATGTGCAGCCCAGCAGCCTTGAGAGGCACCTCCGGAGCACAGGCAGCCGGCTGACCCTGAGTGGG AGAGGCTCCAACTACGGCTCCCTGCTGACCACGGAGGGCCAGTTCCAAGTGTTTGCCAAGACAGCATATTATAAG GGCAACCTCGTGGCTGTGAAACGTGTGAATCGTAAGCGCATTGAGCTGACGCGAAAAGTCCTGTTTGAGCTGAAGCAT ATGCGGGACGTACAGAATGAACACTTGACCAGGTTTGTGGGTGCCTGCACTGATCCCCCGAACATCTGTATCCTCACAGAGTACTGTCCCCGTGGGAGCTTGCAG GACATTCTGGAGAATGAGGGCATCACGTTAGACTGGATGTTCCGGTATTCTCTCACCAACGACATTGTCAAG GGAATGCTGTTCCTACACAACGGGGCCATTTGCTCCCATGGCAACCTCAAGTCATCCAACTGTGTGGTGGATGGGCGCTTCGTCCTCAAGATCACCGATTTTGGGCTGGAGAGTTTCAGGGATCCGGAACCAGAGCAAGGCCACATCCTCTATGCTA AAAAGTTGTGGACAGCCCCTGAGCTCCTCCGAATGGCCTCACCTCCTGCCCGGGGCTCCCAAGCAGGTGACGTGTACAGCTTTGGGATCATTCTTCAGGAAATTGCCCTAAGGAGCGGTGTCTTCCATGTGGAAGGTTTGGACCTCAGCCCCAAAG AAATCGTGGAGCGCGTGACTCGGGGTGAGCAGCCCCCCTTCCGGCCCTCCCTGGCCCTGCAGAGTCACCTGGAAGAGCTGGGGCAGTTGATGCAGCGTTGCTGGGCCGAGGAGCCGCAGGAGCGGCCGCCCTTCCAGCAGATTCGCCTGATGCTACGCAAGTTCAACAG GGAGAGCAGTAGCAACATCCTGGACAACCTGCTGTCCCGCATGGAGCAGTACGCCAACAACCTGGAGGAGTTGGTGGAGGAGAGGACCCAGGCCTACCTGGAGGAGAAGCGCAGAGCCGAGGCCCTGCTTTACCAGATCCTGCCTCA CTCCGTGGCTGAGCAGCTGAAGCGCGGGGAGACGGTCCAGGCCGAAGCTTTCGACAGCGTCACCATCTACTTCAGTGACATTGTAGGCTTCACGGCCCTGTCCGCACAGAGCACGCCCATGCAG GTGGTGACCCTGCTCAATGACCTCTACACTTGCTTTGATGCCGTCATAGACAACTTTGACGTGTACAAG GTGGAAACCATTGGTGATGCCTACATGGTGGTGtcggggctccctgtgaggaacggGCTGCTGCACGCCCGAGAGGTGGCCCGCATGGCCCTGGCGCTGCTGGACGCAGTGCGCTCCTTCCGCATCCGCCACCGGCCACAGGAGGAGCTGCGCTTGCGAATCGGCAT
- the NPR1 gene encoding atrial natriuretic peptide receptor 1 isoform X3, translated as MLRPGRPAGALPLPPPPPLLLLLLLPGSQAGNLTVAVVLPLANTSYPWSWARVGPAVELALAAVRAQPDLLPGWTVRTVLGSSENALGVCSDTAAPLAAVDLKWEHSPAVFLGPGCVYAAAPVGRFTAHWRVPLLTAGAPALGFGAKDEYALTTRAGPSHAKLGDLVAALHRRLGWERRALVLYAYRPGDDQPCFFVVEGLYVRVRERLNITVDHLEFAEGDLDQYALLLHTVRRQGRVIYICSSPDAFRTLMLLAMEAGLSGEDYVFFHLDLFGHSLQGAPGLAPHRPWERGDGQDVSAHQAFQAAKIITYKEPENPEYLEFLQQLKHLAHEQFNFTVEDGLVNTIPASFHDGLLLYVQAVTETLAHGGAVTDGEAITQRMRNRSFQGVTGYLKMDSNGDRETDFSLWDMHPETGTFRVVLNYNGTSQELVAVPGRKLSWPLGYPPPDIPKCGFDNEDPACSQDHFSTLEVLALVGSLSLLSILTVSFFIYRKMQLEKELASELWRVRWEDVQPSSLERHLRSTGSRLTLSGRGSNYGSLLTTEGQFQVFAKTAYYKGNLVAVKRVNRKRIELTRKVLFELKHMRDVQNEHLTRFVGACTDPPNICILTEYCPRGSLQQDILENEGITLDWMFRYSLTNDIVKGMLFLHNGAICSHGNLKSSNCVVDGRFVLKITDFGLESFRDPEPEQGHILYAKKLWTAPELLRMASPPARGSQAGDVYSFGIILQEIALRSGVFHVEGLDLSPKEIVERVTRGEQPPFRPSLALQSHLEELGQLMQRCWAEEPQERPPFQQIRLMLRKFNRESSSNILDNLLSRMEQYANNLEELVEERTQAYLEEKRRAEALLYQILPHSVAEQLKRGETVQAEAFDSVTIYFSDIVGFTALSAQSTPMQVVTLLNDLYTCFDAVIDNFDVYKVETIGDAYMVVSGLPVRNGLLHAREVARMALALLDAVRSFRIRHRPQEELRLRIGIHTGPVCAGVVGLKMPRYCLFGDTVNTASRMESNGEALKIHLSSETKAVLEEFGGFELELRGDVEMKGKGKVRTYWLLGERGSSTRG; from the exons ATGctgcgccccgggcgccccgccGGCGCCctcccgctcccgccgccgccgccgctgctgctgctgctgctgctcccggGCAGCCAAGCGGGCAACCTGACGGTGGCCGTGGTGCTGCCGCTGGCCAACACCTCGTACCCGTGGTCGTGGGCGCGCGTGGGGCCGGCGGTGGAGCTGGCTCTGGCCGCGGTGAGAGCGCAGCCCGACTTGCTGCCCGGCTGGACGGTGCGCACGGTGCTGGGCAGCAGCGAGAACGCGCTGGGCGTCTGCTCCGACACGGCCGCGCCCCTGGCCGCCGTGGACCTCAAGTGGGAGCACAGCCCCGCGGTGTTCCTGGGCCCCGGCTGCGTGTACGCCGCCGCCCCGGTGGGGCGCTTCACCGCGCACTGGCGAGTGCCGCTGCTGACCGCCGGCGCCCCCGCGCTGGGCTTCGGGGCTAAGGACGAGTACGCGCTGACCACCCGCGCGGGGCCCAGCCACGCCAAGCTGGGCGACTTGGTGGCGGCGCTGCACCGACGGCTGGGCTGGGAGCGCCGGGCGCTGGTGCTCTACGCCTACCGGCCGGGCGACGACCAGCCCTGCTTCTTCGTGGTGGAAGGGCTGTACGTGCGCGTGCGCGAGCGCCTCAACATCACCGTGGACCACCTGGAGTTCGCCGAGGGCGACCTCGACCAGTACGCACTGCTGCTGCACACCGTCAGGCGCCAAGGCCGAG ttaTCTACATATGCAGCTCCCCGGATGCCTTCAGAACTCTGATGCTTTTGGCCATGGAAGCTGGTCTGAGTGGGGAGGACTACGTGTTCTTCCACCTGGACCTCTTTGGACACAGCCTGCAAGGTGCCCCCGGCCTTGCTCCCCACAGGCCCTGGGAGAGAGGGGATGGGCAGGATGTCAGTGCCCACCAGGCCTTTCAG GCTGCTAAAATCATTACCTATAAAGAGCCGGAGAATCCCGAGTACTTGGAGTTCCTGCAGCAGCTAAAACACCTGGCCCATGAGCAGTTCAACTTCACCGTGGAGGACGGCCTG GTGAACACCATCCCAGCGTCCTTCCACGATGGGCTCCTGCTCTATGTCCAGGCAGTGACAGAGACTCTGGCACATGGGGGAGCTGTCACAGATGGGGAGGCCATCACTCAGCGGATGAGGAACCGAAGCTTCCAAG GTGTGACAGGATACTTGAAAATGGACAGCAACGGAGATCGGGAGACCGACTTCTCCCTCTGGGACATGCATCCTGAGACTGGCACTTTCAGG GTTGTTCTGAACTACAACGGGACTTCCCAAGAGCTGGTGGCTGTGCCGGGGCGCAAACTGAGCTGGCCTCTGGGGTACCCACCTCCTGACATCCCCAAATGCGGCTTTGACAACGAGGACCCAGCTTGCAGCCAAG ATCACTTTTCCACCCTGGAAGTGCTGGCTTTGGTGGGCAGCCTCTCCTTGCTGAGCATTCTGACCGTGTCCTTCTTCATATACAG GAAGATGCAGCTGGAGAAGGAACTGGCCTCAGAGCTGTGGCGGGTGCGCTGGGAGGATGTGCAGCCCAGCAGCCTTGAGAGGCACCTCCGGAGCACAGGCAGCCGGCTGACCCTGAGTGGG AGAGGCTCCAACTACGGCTCCCTGCTGACCACGGAGGGCCAGTTCCAAGTGTTTGCCAAGACAGCATATTATAAG GGCAACCTCGTGGCTGTGAAACGTGTGAATCGTAAGCGCATTGAGCTGACGCGAAAAGTCCTGTTTGAGCTGAAGCAT ATGCGGGACGTACAGAATGAACACTTGACCAGGTTTGTGGGTGCCTGCACTGATCCCCCGAACATCTGTATCCTCACAGAGTACTGTCCCCGTGGGAGCTTGCAG CAGGACATTCTGGAGAATGAGGGCATCACGTTAGACTGGATGTTCCGGTATTCTCTCACCAACGACATTGTCAAG GGAATGCTGTTCCTACACAACGGGGCCATTTGCTCCCATGGCAACCTCAAGTCATCCAACTGTGTGGTGGATGGGCGCTTCGTCCTCAAGATCACCGATTTTGGGCTGGAGAGTTTCAGGGATCCGGAACCAGAGCAAGGCCACATCCTCTATGCTA AAAAGTTGTGGACAGCCCCTGAGCTCCTCCGAATGGCCTCACCTCCTGCCCGGGGCTCCCAAGCAGGTGACGTGTACAGCTTTGGGATCATTCTTCAGGAAATTGCCCTAAGGAGCGGTGTCTTCCATGTGGAAGGTTTGGACCTCAGCCCCAAAG AAATCGTGGAGCGCGTGACTCGGGGTGAGCAGCCCCCCTTCCGGCCCTCCCTGGCCCTGCAGAGTCACCTGGAAGAGCTGGGGCAGTTGATGCAGCGTTGCTGGGCCGAGGAGCCGCAGGAGCGGCCGCCCTTCCAGCAGATTCGCCTGATGCTACGCAAGTTCAACAG GGAGAGCAGTAGCAACATCCTGGACAACCTGCTGTCCCGCATGGAGCAGTACGCCAACAACCTGGAGGAGTTGGTGGAGGAGAGGACCCAGGCCTACCTGGAGGAGAAGCGCAGAGCCGAGGCCCTGCTTTACCAGATCCTGCCTCA CTCCGTGGCTGAGCAGCTGAAGCGCGGGGAGACGGTCCAGGCCGAAGCTTTCGACAGCGTCACCATCTACTTCAGTGACATTGTAGGCTTCACGGCCCTGTCCGCACAGAGCACGCCCATGCAG GTGGTGACCCTGCTCAATGACCTCTACACTTGCTTTGATGCCGTCATAGACAACTTTGACGTGTACAAG GTGGAAACCATTGGTGATGCCTACATGGTGGTGtcggggctccctgtgaggaacggGCTGCTGCACGCCCGAGAGGTGGCCCGCATGGCCCTGGCGCTGCTGGACGCAGTGCGCTCCTTCCGCATCCGCCACCGGCCACAGGAGGAGCTGCGCTTGCGAATCGGCAT